In the genome of Panthera uncia isolate 11264 chromosome B3 unlocalized genomic scaffold, Puncia_PCG_1.0 HiC_scaffold_1, whole genome shotgun sequence, one region contains:
- the ZFYVE19 gene encoding abscission/NoCut checkpoint regulator has product MESRCYGCAVKFTLFKKEYGCKNCGRAFCSGCLSFSAVVPRTGNTQQKVCKECHEVLTRGPSPVNASKWSPPQNYKKRVAALEAKQKPSTPQSRGLTQQDQVIAERLARLRQQNKPKSVASQAEIEARLAALRKETQGSIPSAQEMEARLAALQGRVPPSQTSQVAHQPPDTRTQAQQAQDLLTQLAAEVAIDESWERGDPAAPIQNDLNQGGPGGQSTNSKEQATWSLEEEKSRLLAEAAVELREENTRQERILALAKRLAMLRGQDPNKVTLQDYHLPDSDDDEDEETAIQRVLQQLTEEAALDEASGLNIPVEPALRAQAQSYRAESQKAQAKAPRQEAEEEELPWCCICNEDATLRCAGCDGDLYCARCFREGHDAFELKEHQTSAYCPRHIG; this is encoded by the exons ATGGAGAGTAGGTGCTACGGCTGCGCTGTCAAGTTTACCCTCTTCAAAAAGGAG TACGGCTGTAAGAATTGTGGCCGGGCCTTCTGTTCCGGCTGCCTTAGCTTCAGTGCCGTGGTACCCCGGACTGGGAATACCCAACAGAAGGTCTGCAAGGAGTGCCACGAAGTCCTGACCAG AGGACCGTCTCCTGTCAATGCCTCCAAGTGGTCACCACCTCAGAACTATAAGAA GCGTGTGGCAGCCTTGGAAGCCAAGCAGAAGCCCAGCACTCCCCAGAGCCGGGGACTGACCCAACAAGACCAAGTCATTGCTGAGCGCCTAGCACGGCTCCGCCAGCAGAACAAGCCCA AGTCAGTGGCCTCACAAGCAGAGATAGAAGCCAGGCTAGCTGCACTGAGGAAGGAAACACAGGGTTCCATCCCTTCCGCCCAAGAGATGGAGGCACGGCTTGCTGCACTGCAGGGCAGAGTTCCGCCGTCTCAGACCTCCCAGGTG GCACATCAGCCACCAGACACAAGGACCCAGGCCCAGCAGGCGCAGGATCTGCTGACACAGCTGGCAGCAGAGGTGGCTATTGATGAGAGCTGGGAACGAGGAGACCCAG CTGCCCCTATCCAGAATGACCTCAACCAAGGTGGCCCAGGGGGCCAGAGCACTAATTCCAAGGAACAGGCCACCTGGTCCCTGGAAGAGGAGAAGAGCAGGCTGCTGGCTGAGGCAGCAGTCGAGCTGCGGGAGGAGAACACGAGGCAGGAGAGGATCCTGGCCCTCGCCAAGCGCCTAGCCATGCTGCGGGGACAGGACCCCAATAAAG TGACCCTCCAGGACTATCACCTCCCagacagtgatgatgatgaggatgaggagACAGCCATCCAGAGAGTCCTGCAGCAG CTCACTGAAGAAGCTGCCTTGGATGAGGCAAGTGGCTTGAACATCCCCGTGGAGCCAGCTCTCAGAGCCCAGGCCCAGTCCTATAGGGCAGAGTCCCAG AAGGCGCAGGCCAAGGCCcccaggcaggaggcagaggaagaggagctCCCCTGGTGCTGCATCTGCAATGAGGATGCCACCCTGCGCTGCGCCGGCTGCGATGGAGACCTCTACTGTGCCCGCTGCTTCCG GGAAGGCCACGATGCCTTTGAACTTAAAGAGCACCAGACGTCTGCCTACTGCCCCCGGCACATAGGCTGA
- the PPP1R14D gene encoding protein phosphatase 1 regulatory subunit 14D yields MLSSSPTSCTSPNADGENPSKKVQWTSGRRRTSSTDSESKSHPDISKVPRSRRPSRLTVKYDRGQLQRWLEMELWVDAQIQELFQGQPTPPEPEIDLEALMELSTEEQKTHLEALLQNCPRPTESFISELLSQLKKLRRLSRPQK; encoded by the exons ATGCTGTCTTCAAGCCCTACTTCCTGCACATCTCCCAACGCTGATGGGGAGAACCCAAGTAAGAAGGTCCAGTGGACTTCTGGGAGGAGGAGGACGTCATCCACGGACTCAGAGTCAAAGTCCCACCCCGACATCTCCAAAGTACCCAGGTCCCGGAGACCCAGCCGGCTGACGGTGAAGTATGACCGGGGGCAGCTCCAGCGCTGGCTGGAGATGGAGCTGTGGGTGGACGCGCAGATTCAGGAGCTCTTCCAG GGTCAACCAACTCCTCCTGAGCCTGAGATTGACCTGGAAGCTCTCATGGAACTATCCACAGAGGAACAGAAGACTCACTTGGAG GCTCTTCTCCAAAACTGCCCCCGCCCCACAGAG TCTTTTATCTCTGAGCTGCTCAGTCAACTCAAGAAACTCCGGAGACTCAGTCGGCCTCAGAAATAA